Proteins encoded within one genomic window of [Enterobacter] lignolyticus SCF1:
- a CDS encoding GntR family transcriptional regulator yields the protein MDKNQSTVENAKEKLDRWLEEGITAAGGKLPSERELGELLGIKRMTLRQALLNLESESKIFRKDRKGWFVAQPRFNYSPELSASFQRAALEQGREPSWGFIEKSRVSQFPKAAEPLLDAAPSDALYRITGWGALEGHKVFYHETFINPCVAPGFIEQLENQSFSSVWENAYNKDVVIKKLAFKPVRMSGDISKFIGGSSGMPAILIEKHRADSHGNIVQIDIEYWRFEAVDLFINL from the coding sequence ATGGACAAGAACCAATCAACCGTTGAGAACGCAAAAGAAAAATTAGACCGTTGGTTAGAAGAGGGCATCACCGCGGCAGGCGGCAAGCTCCCGTCGGAAAGAGAGCTGGGCGAACTGCTGGGCATTAAGCGCATGACGCTGCGTCAGGCGCTGTTGAATCTGGAATCCGAATCCAAAATCTTCCGTAAGGATCGTAAAGGGTGGTTTGTCGCTCAGCCCCGCTTTAACTATAGCCCTGAGCTTTCCGCAAGCTTTCAGCGCGCCGCGCTGGAGCAGGGACGTGAACCTTCCTGGGGCTTTATTGAAAAAAGCCGCGTATCGCAATTTCCGAAAGCCGCAGAGCCCCTGCTCGACGCGGCGCCGTCGGATGCGCTCTATCGCATTACCGGCTGGGGCGCGCTGGAAGGACACAAAGTGTTTTATCACGAGACGTTTATTAACCCCTGCGTCGCCCCCGGTTTTATCGAACAGCTCGAAAACCAGTCGTTCTCCAGCGTGTGGGAGAATGCGTATAACAAAGATGTGGTAATTAAAAAACTTGCCTTTAAGCCAGTGAGAATGTCAGGAGACATCAGTAAATTTATTGGTGGCTCGTCGGGTATGCCAGCCATTCTGATAGAAAAACATCGCGCGGATAGCCATGGCAATATCGTACAAATAGACATTGAATATTGGCGCTTTGAGGCCGTCGATCTCTTTATTAACTTGTAG
- the typA gene encoding ribosome-dependent GTPase TypA has protein sequence MIENLRNIAIIAHVDHGKTTLVDKLLQQSGTFDARTEAQERVMDSNDLEKERGITILAKNTAIQWNDYRINIVDTPGHADFGGEVERVMSMVDSVLLVVDAFDGPMPQTRFVTKKAFAHGLKPIVVINKVDRPGARPDWVVDQVFDLFVNLDATDEQLDFPIVYASALNGIAGLDHEDMAEDMTPLYQAIVDRVPAPNVDLDGPLQMQISQLDYNNYVGVIGIGRIKRGKVKPNQQVTIVDSEGKTRNGKVGKVLTHLGLERIDSDVAEAGDIIAITGLGELNISDTICDTQNVEALPALSVDEPTVSMFFCVNTSPFCGKEGKYVTSRQILDRLNKELVHNVALRVEETPDADAFRVSGRGELHLSVLIENMRREGFEMAVSRPKVIFREIDGRKQEPFENVTLDVEEQHQGSVMQALGERKGDLKNMNPDGKGRVRLDYVIPSRGLIGFRSEFMTMTSGTGLLYSTFSHYDDVRAGDVGQRQNGVLISNGQGKAVAFALFSLQDRGKLFLGHGAEVYEGQIIGIHSRSNDLTVNCLTGKKLTNMRASGTDEATVLVPPVKMTLEQALEFIDDDELVEVTPTSIRIRKRHLTENDRKRAMRGAKEE, from the coding sequence GTGATCGAAAATCTGCGTAATATCGCCATCATCGCGCACGTTGACCATGGTAAGACGACCCTGGTTGATAAGCTGCTACAGCAATCCGGTACGTTCGACGCACGTACTGAAGCACAAGAACGCGTGATGGACTCCAACGATTTGGAGAAAGAGCGTGGGATTACTATCCTCGCGAAAAACACCGCTATCCAATGGAATGATTACCGTATCAACATCGTTGATACCCCGGGGCACGCCGACTTCGGTGGCGAAGTTGAACGTGTTATGTCCATGGTCGATTCCGTGCTGCTGGTGGTTGATGCCTTTGACGGCCCGATGCCGCAGACGCGCTTCGTCACCAAGAAAGCTTTTGCCCACGGTCTGAAGCCGATTGTCGTTATCAACAAAGTTGACCGTCCTGGCGCGCGTCCTGACTGGGTTGTCGACCAGGTATTCGACCTGTTCGTTAACCTCGACGCAACCGACGAGCAGCTGGACTTCCCTATCGTTTATGCGTCCGCGCTGAACGGTATTGCGGGTCTGGATCACGAAGATATGGCGGAAGATATGACCCCGCTGTATCAGGCGATCGTCGATCGCGTACCGGCGCCGAACGTTGACCTCGATGGCCCGCTTCAGATGCAAATCTCCCAGCTGGACTACAACAACTACGTTGGCGTCATCGGCATTGGCCGCATCAAGCGCGGTAAAGTGAAGCCGAACCAGCAGGTCACTATCGTTGATAGCGAAGGCAAAACCCGTAACGGTAAAGTCGGTAAAGTGCTGACCCACCTGGGTCTGGAGCGTATCGATAGCGACGTTGCGGAAGCGGGCGATATCATCGCGATTACCGGTCTGGGCGAGCTGAACATCTCTGACACCATCTGCGATACGCAGAATGTTGAAGCGCTGCCGGCGCTGTCTGTTGATGAACCGACCGTATCCATGTTCTTCTGCGTTAACACCTCTCCGTTCTGTGGTAAAGAAGGTAAGTACGTTACCTCCCGTCAGATCCTTGACCGCCTGAACAAAGAGCTGGTGCACAACGTGGCGCTGCGCGTTGAAGAAACTCCGGATGCTGACGCATTCCGCGTTTCCGGTCGTGGTGAGCTGCACCTGTCTGTTCTTATCGAGAACATGCGTCGTGAAGGTTTCGAAATGGCGGTTTCCCGTCCGAAAGTTATCTTCCGCGAAATCGACGGCCGCAAACAAGAGCCGTTCGAGAACGTAACGCTGGACGTTGAAGAGCAGCATCAGGGCTCCGTCATGCAGGCGCTGGGCGAGCGTAAAGGCGACCTGAAAAACATGAATCCGGACGGCAAAGGCCGCGTACGTCTTGACTACGTGATCCCAAGCCGTGGTCTGATTGGCTTCCGTTCCGAGTTCATGACCATGACTTCCGGTACCGGTCTGCTGTACTCCACCTTCAGCCACTACGACGATGTTCGTGCGGGCGATGTTGGCCAGCGTCAGAACGGCGTACTGATCTCCAACGGTCAGGGTAAAGCGGTAGCGTTCGCCCTGTTCAGCCTGCAGGATCGCGGTAAGCTGTTCCTCGGCCACGGCGCTGAAGTTTACGAAGGCCAGATCATCGGTATTCACAGCCGTTCTAACGACCTGACCGTAAACTGCCTGACCGGTAAGAAACTGACCAACATGCGTGCGTCCGGTACTGACGAAGCAACGGTTCTGGTTCCGCCGGTTAAAATGACCCTCGAGCAGGCGCTGGAGTTCATCGATGACGACGAACTGGTGGAAGTCACCCCGACCTCTATCCGTATTCGTAAACGTCATCTGACCGAGAACGATCGTAAACGCGCTATGCGTGGTGCTAAAGAAGAGTAA
- a CDS encoding autotransporter outer membrane beta-barrel domain-containing protein, which translates to MKQNCHNKGGLGLPHKLALCIASALAMGGMSHPAIAAGCSYTTLAQFYCDDTTIYYAGNPLAGGSRDYTTFDEVLINTSQNGTTAPLQGWGVYVDSIGYKFKNLTINTTGESADGVHSKNAGGRLEAENITVKATGASADGINIGRELTAAYSIVEVSNNVAIDVENGMGLRANSSASNDNGQSSIIIHGDANIVTRGAGGVNTGYGIYAGKDPAHLLGTPRGTADITIGGTATVATSGNNAYAVYAGRKGTINLNNVDLSTSGSGASAIYANSNSDPAVVNLGGNARIRVAQSSGNALYAYSSSSVIRSWDGVTNSRASGVYDIEGNLLASYGGVIDLQMENGSRLVGKAESSQTNPTASQHSTINMVMKGAQSLWEMTGSSVVSTLNLDQATLKFSDTGVSANDQTTFKKLTVAGDYIGTGALMVMNTVLGDDSSLTDKLVVKGNTSGDTRISINNIGGAGDLTINGIEIVTVDGNSDGVFTKEGRIVAGGYDYDVVKKASNWYLTSQLSPTEPDPEPTPDPAPAPAPAPSPGGKHQYRPEFGSYLANNYAANTLFLTRLHDRLGETQYTDWLTGEQKVTSLWMRNEGGHTRFTDASSQLKTQANRYVLQMGGDLAQWSTDGLDRWHIGAMAGYANQKSQTRNTYNGYHSRGQISGYSAGLYATWYGNDADKRGAYVDAWALYNWFDNTVNGENLASEKYKSDGITASVESGYSFLLSEGEQVSYWLQPKAQLIWMDVTADTHREKNGARVRDETSGNLMSRLGVRAWLKGHSTADDSRQRDFQPFVEVNWIHNSQSQTVKMGNIRDEIRGTKNIGELKIGVEGQLNQRLQVWGNVAQQVGDNSYSDTSAMLGVKYSF; encoded by the coding sequence ATGAAACAAAACTGTCATAATAAAGGTGGCTTAGGGCTACCCCATAAATTAGCGCTGTGTATTGCCAGCGCCCTTGCGATGGGCGGTATGAGCCACCCCGCTATCGCCGCTGGCTGCAGCTATACGACGCTCGCACAATTCTATTGTGATGATACCACTATTTATTATGCCGGAAATCCGCTGGCCGGTGGCTCACGAGATTATACGACGTTTGATGAAGTACTAATAAACACCTCGCAGAATGGCACAACGGCGCCATTACAGGGATGGGGGGTTTATGTTGATTCTATCGGTTATAAATTTAAAAACCTTACGATTAATACCACGGGCGAATCTGCCGATGGCGTTCATTCAAAAAATGCCGGTGGACGACTCGAAGCGGAAAATATTACCGTGAAGGCCACGGGTGCCAGCGCAGACGGTATTAATATCGGTCGTGAGTTAACGGCGGCCTACTCAATTGTTGAGGTTAGCAATAACGTTGCGATTGACGTAGAAAATGGCATGGGGTTACGCGCTAACTCATCCGCCAGTAATGACAACGGGCAGTCCTCTATTATTATTCATGGCGACGCGAATATTGTTACCCGCGGGGCTGGTGGCGTTAATACGGGATATGGCATTTATGCCGGGAAAGATCCCGCGCACCTGTTAGGTACGCCGCGCGGCACGGCGGATATCACTATTGGCGGCACGGCCACCGTGGCGACCTCTGGCAATAACGCGTACGCGGTTTATGCCGGGCGAAAAGGCACCATTAACCTGAACAATGTCGATTTGTCGACCTCCGGGTCCGGTGCGTCTGCCATCTATGCTAACTCAAATAGTGATCCCGCAGTGGTTAACCTTGGCGGAAATGCCCGCATCCGTGTCGCCCAAAGCAGCGGTAATGCACTGTATGCCTACTCTTCTTCGAGCGTCATTCGCTCCTGGGATGGCGTGACCAACAGCCGTGCTTCCGGGGTTTATGATATTGAAGGCAACCTGCTGGCCTCTTATGGCGGCGTCATCGACCTGCAGATGGAAAACGGCAGTCGCCTCGTCGGGAAAGCGGAATCTTCCCAGACTAACCCCACAGCATCCCAGCACAGCACCATCAACATGGTGATGAAGGGGGCGCAAAGCCTGTGGGAAATGACCGGGAGCTCTGTTGTCTCCACGCTGAACCTGGATCAGGCAACGCTCAAGTTCAGCGACACGGGCGTATCGGCGAACGATCAAACTACTTTCAAAAAGCTCACCGTGGCGGGCGATTACATAGGTACTGGCGCGCTGATGGTGATGAATACCGTCCTGGGCGACGACAGCTCGCTGACGGATAAGCTGGTTGTTAAAGGGAATACGAGCGGCGATACGCGAATCAGCATCAATAACATCGGTGGTGCCGGGGATTTAACGATTAATGGTATTGAGATAGTGACGGTCGACGGCAACTCCGACGGCGTCTTCACAAAAGAGGGGCGTATCGTTGCCGGCGGCTATGACTATGACGTGGTGAAGAAAGCCAGTAACTGGTACCTCACCAGCCAGCTTTCACCAACCGAGCCAGATCCTGAACCAACGCCAGATCCGGCCCCGGCACCTGCCCCTGCCCCATCACCTGGCGGCAAGCACCAGTACCGCCCGGAGTTTGGCAGCTATCTGGCCAACAACTATGCCGCCAATACGCTCTTCCTGACCCGGCTGCATGACCGCTTAGGGGAGACGCAGTACACCGACTGGCTGACCGGCGAACAAAAGGTGACCAGCCTGTGGATGCGCAATGAAGGCGGGCATACCCGCTTTACCGATGCGAGCAGTCAGCTGAAAACGCAGGCTAACCGCTATGTGCTGCAAATGGGTGGCGATCTGGCGCAGTGGAGCACCGACGGCCTCGATCGCTGGCATATCGGCGCGATGGCCGGGTATGCCAACCAGAAGAGCCAGACCCGCAACACCTATAACGGCTACCATTCTCGCGGCCAAATTTCCGGCTACAGCGCAGGGCTTTACGCAACCTGGTACGGGAATGACGCCGATAAGCGTGGCGCTTATGTCGACGCCTGGGCGCTCTACAACTGGTTTGATAACACCGTGAACGGCGAAAACCTTGCCTCCGAGAAGTATAAGTCTGACGGTATTACCGCCTCTGTCGAGAGCGGGTACAGCTTCTTGCTGAGCGAGGGTGAGCAGGTAAGCTACTGGCTGCAGCCAAAGGCGCAGCTGATATGGATGGATGTTACTGCCGATACGCACCGGGAGAAAAATGGCGCCCGCGTCAGGGATGAAACCTCAGGGAACCTGATGAGCCGACTGGGGGTCCGCGCCTGGCTGAAAGGGCACAGCACGGCTGACGATAGCCGCCAGCGCGATTTCCAGCCGTTTGTCGAAGTAAACTGGATCCATAATAGCCAAAGTCAGACCGTAAAAATGGGTAACATTCGGGATGAGATTCGCGGTACGAAAAATATTGGTGAGTTAAAAATTGGCGTTGAAGGTCAGCTCAATCAACGACTGCAGGTCTGGGGTAACGTTGCGCAACAGGTCGGCGATAATAGCTACAGCGATACCTCCGCAATGTTAGGTGTGAAATATAGCTTCTGA
- a CDS encoding LuxR C-terminal-related transcriptional regulator, which yields MKGLIDMLSKTDATLHCISCECHCQLAPEHTLRSHYCDSASFSVWPEKNIYFRKGVAERILKHHHNLLTRGFVFVDFSLPNLRNFLSNQWINNLSNANVNIILIADNRMRALANYWLKESDRIRAVIYNDDKHDLLNTKMRRIFSGMTLYDKKTPILNHVEFTILKCILDGKSAPQVSAECNINIKAVYVHKQRLEKKIGLHIYKIINTTL from the coding sequence ATGAAAGGACTGATTGATATGTTATCAAAAACAGATGCGACGCTTCACTGCATCAGCTGTGAATGCCATTGTCAATTAGCGCCAGAGCATACTCTACGCTCTCATTATTGTGATAGCGCGAGCTTTTCTGTATGGCCTGAAAAAAACATTTATTTTCGCAAAGGTGTTGCTGAGCGAATATTAAAACACCACCATAACCTTTTAACCAGAGGCTTTGTTTTTGTTGACTTTTCCCTACCAAACCTTAGAAATTTCCTAAGTAATCAATGGATTAACAACCTTTCAAATGCTAATGTAAATATTATTCTGATTGCTGATAACCGCATGCGGGCCCTCGCCAACTACTGGCTCAAGGAAAGTGACCGGATTCGTGCAGTTATTTATAACGATGATAAACATGACTTACTTAACACCAAGATGCGGCGAATATTTAGCGGCATGACGCTTTACGACAAAAAGACCCCCATCCTAAATCATGTAGAGTTCACCATTCTAAAATGCATTCTTGATGGAAAATCAGCCCCCCAGGTTTCAGCCGAATGCAATATCAACATAAAAGCAGTTTACGTACATAAGCAAAGACTCGAAAAAAAGATCGGCCTGCATATCTATAAAATAATCAACACTACCCTGTAA
- the glnA gene encoding glutamate--ammonia ligase: MSAEHVLTMLNEHEVKFVDLRFTDTKGKEQHVTIPAHQVNAEFFEEGKMFDGSSIGGWKGINESDMVLMPDATTAVLDPFFEEPTLIIRCDILEPGTLQGYDRDPRSIAKRAEEYLRATGIADTVLFGPEPEFFLFDDVRFGSSISGSHVAIDDIEGAWNTSTKYEGGNKGHRPAVKGGYFPVPPVDSSQDLRSTMCLVMEEMGLVVEAHHHEVATAGQNEVATRFNTMTKKADEIQIYKYVVHNVAHRFGKTATFMPKPMFGDNGSGMHCHMSLAKNGANLFSGDKYAGLSEMALYYIGGVIKHAKAINALANPTTNSYKRLVPGYEAPVMLAYSARNRSASIRIPVVASPKARRIEVRFPDPAANPYLCFAALLMAGLDGIKNKIHPGEAMDKNLYDLPPEEAKEIPQVAGSLEEALHELDLDREFLKAGGVFTDEAIDAYIALRIEENDRVRMTPHPVEFELYYSV, from the coding sequence ATGTCCGCTGAACACGTTTTGACGATGCTGAACGAGCATGAAGTGAAGTTTGTCGATCTGCGCTTCACCGATACTAAAGGTAAAGAACAGCACGTCACTATCCCTGCTCATCAGGTAAATGCCGAATTCTTTGAAGAAGGCAAAATGTTTGACGGCTCCTCGATTGGCGGCTGGAAAGGTATCAACGAATCCGACATGGTTCTGATGCCGGACGCAACCACAGCGGTACTGGACCCGTTCTTCGAAGAACCGACCCTGATCATCCGTTGCGATATCCTCGAACCAGGCACGCTGCAGGGCTATGACCGCGACCCGCGCTCCATCGCTAAACGCGCTGAAGAATACCTGCGCGCAACCGGCATCGCGGATACCGTGCTGTTCGGGCCAGAGCCGGAATTCTTCCTGTTCGACGACGTGCGCTTCGGCAGCTCTATCTCCGGTTCTCACGTGGCTATCGACGATATCGAAGGCGCGTGGAACACCTCCACCAAATACGAAGGTGGTAACAAAGGTCACCGCCCGGCCGTGAAAGGCGGCTACTTCCCGGTTCCGCCGGTAGACTCCTCTCAGGATCTGCGCTCTACCATGTGCCTGGTGATGGAAGAGATGGGCCTGGTTGTTGAAGCACACCACCACGAAGTGGCTACCGCAGGTCAGAACGAAGTGGCTACCCGCTTCAACACTATGACCAAGAAAGCGGACGAAATTCAGATCTACAAATATGTGGTTCACAACGTTGCGCATCGCTTCGGCAAAACCGCAACCTTCATGCCGAAACCGATGTTTGGCGACAACGGCTCCGGTATGCACTGCCACATGTCTCTGGCCAAGAACGGCGCTAACCTGTTCTCCGGCGACAAATACGCAGGCCTGTCTGAAATGGCGCTGTACTACATCGGCGGCGTTATCAAACACGCAAAAGCCATCAACGCCCTGGCGAACCCGACCACCAACTCCTATAAGCGTCTGGTCCCGGGTTACGAAGCGCCGGTCATGCTGGCCTACTCTGCCCGTAACCGTTCCGCATCCATCCGTATTCCGGTGGTTGCAAGCCCGAAAGCGCGCCGTATCGAAGTGCGCTTCCCGGACCCGGCAGCTAACCCGTACCTGTGCTTTGCCGCACTGCTGATGGCCGGTCTCGACGGTATCAAGAACAAGATCCACCCGGGCGAAGCAATGGACAAAAACCTGTACGACCTGCCGCCGGAAGAAGCGAAAGAAATCCCGCAGGTTGCTGGTTCTCTGGAAGAAGCGCTCCACGAGCTGGATCTGGACCGCGAGTTCCTGAAAGCAGGCGGCGTATTTACCGATGAAGCGATTGACGCCTACATCGCTCTGCGTATCGAAGAAAACGACCGCGTACGCATGACGCCGCACCCGGTAGAGTTTGAGCTGTACTACAGCGTTTAA
- the yihX gene encoding glucose-1-phosphatase produces MLYIFDLGNVIVDIDFNRVLGTWSDFTRVPLATLTQKFAMSDVFHQHERGELSDEAFAAAFSQEMGLPLSYEQFAHGWQAVFVALRPEVIAIMHKLREQGHRVVVLSNTNNLHTTFWPDEYPEVRAAADHMYLSQEMGMRKPEVRIYQKVLDAEGFSAEETVFFDDNADNIAGANQLGITSILVTGKDVIPGYFAKQLC; encoded by the coding sequence ATGCTCTATATCTTTGATTTAGGTAATGTGATTGTCGACATTGACTTCAACCGTGTACTGGGAACATGGAGCGATTTTACGCGTGTGCCGCTGGCGACGCTGACGCAAAAATTTGCCATGAGCGACGTTTTTCACCAGCACGAGCGCGGGGAGCTGAGCGATGAAGCCTTTGCCGCCGCGTTTTCGCAGGAGATGGGGCTGCCGCTGAGCTATGAGCAGTTTGCGCACGGCTGGCAGGCGGTGTTTGTCGCGCTGCGGCCTGAGGTCATCGCCATCATGCACAAGCTGCGGGAACAAGGACACCGCGTCGTGGTGCTGTCCAACACCAATAACCTGCATACCACCTTCTGGCCTGATGAATACCCTGAAGTGCGCGCGGCGGCCGACCATATGTACCTTTCCCAGGAGATGGGGATGCGCAAGCCGGAAGTGCGTATCTACCAAAAAGTCCTCGACGCCGAAGGTTTTTCTGCCGAAGAGACGGTCTTTTTCGACGATAACGCCGATAATATAGCTGGAGCGAATCAATTAGGTATCACCAGTATTCTGGTGACAGGGAAGGACGTCATTCCCGGCTACTTTGCAAAGCAGTTATGTTAA
- a CDS encoding sugar phosphate isomerase/epimerase family protein — translation MVTKDNAEKILSRVDTLPLYLHAYAYHLNMRLERILPGDLLDIAYENQLRGVKIHVLDGENYSLGNMNDDALANFADKARRLSLDVHIETSASDKDTLDQAVRIALKTGASSVRFYPRYEGHLQEVMAKIAQDIRYLKAQYQHCGLTFTMEQHEDLQSHELVALIEQSDMPELSLLFDFANMINANEQPLAALEVMSPRITQVHIKDALMVPEKGGLGHKACVSGQGDMPFKALLTSLICLGDDKPQVVAYGLEEEVDYYAPAFRFDDEGDNPWIPWRQMSETPLPEESLLDARLQQEKQDAVQQIHFVRDVLQQIKAEADYILNR, via the coding sequence ATGGTCACGAAAGATAATGCTGAGAAAATACTTTCTCGCGTCGATACCCTTCCGCTGTATCTGCACGCGTATGCGTATCATCTGAATATGCGTCTCGAACGGATATTACCCGGTGATTTATTAGATATCGCTTATGAAAACCAGCTGCGCGGCGTAAAAATACATGTACTCGACGGTGAAAATTATTCACTGGGGAATATGAATGACGATGCGCTGGCGAACTTTGCCGATAAAGCGCGCCGTCTGTCTCTGGATGTGCATATCGAAACCAGCGCGTCGGATAAAGACACCCTCGATCAGGCGGTACGGATTGCCTTAAAAACGGGCGCCTCTTCCGTCAGGTTTTATCCGCGTTATGAAGGGCATTTGCAGGAGGTGATGGCGAAAATCGCGCAGGACATCCGCTATCTTAAAGCGCAGTATCAGCACTGCGGCCTGACCTTCACCATGGAGCAGCATGAAGATCTGCAAAGCCATGAGCTGGTGGCGCTGATTGAGCAAAGCGATATGCCCGAGCTGTCTTTGCTGTTTGACTTCGCCAATATGATTAACGCCAATGAGCAGCCGCTGGCCGCGCTGGAGGTGATGTCTCCCCGAATTACCCAGGTGCATATCAAAGACGCGCTGATGGTGCCGGAAAAAGGCGGACTGGGCCATAAAGCCTGCGTTTCCGGGCAGGGAGATATGCCGTTTAAAGCGCTGCTGACGTCGCTTATCTGTTTAGGAGACGACAAACCGCAGGTTGTCGCCTATGGCCTGGAAGAAGAGGTCGACTATTATGCGCCGGCGTTTCGTTTTGACGACGAAGGCGATAACCCGTGGATCCCGTGGCGCCAGATGAGCGAAACGCCGCTGCCGGAAGAGTCGCTGCTCGACGCTCGTCTGCAGCAGGAAAAACAGGATGCGGTGCAGCAAATACATTTTGTCCGGGACGTTCTTCAGCAAATAAAAGCCGAGGCTGACTATATTTTAAATCGCTAA
- a CDS encoding MFS transporter — MLTKKKWALFSLLTLCGGTIYKLPSLKDAFYIPMQEYFHLTNGQIGNAMSVNSFVTTIGFFLSIYFADKLPRRYTMSVSLIATGLLGIYLTTMPGYWGILFVWALFGVTCDMLNWPILLKSVSRLGNSEQQGRLFGFFETGRGIVDTIVAFSALAVFAWFGSGLLGFKAGIWFYSAIVICVGIIIFFVMKETDAAEPVDVSEKRDAQSNTSMTSVLKDKTIWLIAFNVFFVYAVYCGLTFFIPFLNNIYLLPVALVGAYGIINQYCLKMIGGPVGGLISDKILKSPSKYLCYTFMVSFVALLVLIMLPHESMPVYLGMACTLGFGAIVFTQRAVFFAPIGEAKISENHTGAAMALGSFIGYAPAMFCFSLYGYILDLNPGLLGYKIVFGIMACFAFCGAIVSVLLVKRINHTKKVLKAAEA, encoded by the coding sequence ATGCTCACAAAAAAGAAATGGGCGCTCTTTAGCTTATTAACACTGTGCGGCGGCACCATTTATAAACTGCCATCGCTAAAAGACGCTTTTTATATACCGATGCAGGAATACTTTCATTTGACCAATGGTCAGATTGGTAATGCAATGTCGGTGAACTCCTTTGTTACGACCATTGGTTTTTTTCTGTCGATCTATTTTGCCGACAAGCTGCCGCGTCGATATACGATGTCGGTCTCGCTGATTGCCACCGGGCTGCTGGGGATTTACTTAACCACCATGCCGGGATACTGGGGGATCCTCTTTGTCTGGGCGCTGTTTGGCGTGACCTGCGACATGCTGAACTGGCCTATCCTGCTAAAATCCGTCAGTCGCCTGGGCAACAGCGAGCAGCAGGGGCGCCTGTTTGGCTTTTTTGAAACGGGTCGCGGCATTGTCGATACCATTGTGGCGTTTTCCGCTCTTGCCGTCTTCGCCTGGTTCGGCAGCGGTCTGTTAGGGTTTAAAGCCGGTATCTGGTTTTACTCGGCGATCGTCATTTGCGTCGGCATCATTATTTTCTTTGTGATGAAAGAAACCGATGCCGCAGAGCCGGTAGATGTCAGCGAAAAACGCGACGCGCAAAGCAATACCAGTATGACGTCGGTGCTGAAGGATAAAACCATTTGGCTCATTGCATTTAACGTATTCTTTGTTTATGCAGTGTACTGCGGCTTAACCTTCTTTATCCCTTTCCTGAATAATATCTACCTGCTGCCGGTCGCGCTGGTGGGCGCATACGGCATTATTAACCAGTACTGCCTGAAGATGATCGGCGGACCGGTTGGGGGGCTGATATCGGACAAGATCCTGAAATCCCCAAGTAAGTATCTCTGCTACACCTTTATGGTCAGTTTTGTTGCGCTGCTGGTGCTTATTATGCTCCCGCACGAAAGTATGCCGGTCTATTTGGGGATGGCGTGTACGCTAGGTTTTGGAGCCATTGTTTTTACCCAGCGCGCCGTGTTCTTCGCGCCGATTGGCGAAGCGAAAATATCGGAAAACCACACCGGTGCGGCAATGGCGCTGGGCAGTTTTATCGGCTATGCGCCGGCGATGTTCTGCTTTAGCCTGTATGGCTACATTCTGGATTTGAACCCGGGACTGCTCGGCTACAAGATTGTTTTCGGCATCATGGCCTGCTTCGCGTTTTGTGGCGCCATCGTGTCTGTGCTGCTTGTTAAACGTATCAACCACACCAAAAAGGTGCTGAAGGCGGCCGAAGCCTGA